In Methanobacteriales archaeon HGW-Methanobacteriales-1, the following are encoded in one genomic region:
- a CDS encoding flavodoxin family protein — protein sequence MKVLLVNGSPHKKGCTFTALTEVAETLNKEDIGTEIFWVGTKPLVGCTACMKCAGIGKCAFDDRVNEFLDIAPDADGFIFGSPVHYAAASGAITSFMDRVFYSDMMGGKQSFYLKPGAAVVSARRAGTTATFDQINKYFTISQMPIIASRYWNMVHGAQPEDVKKDLEGLQTMRILARNMAWLLKCKEAGEKAGIPFPTKEEAIFTNFIRE from the coding sequence ATGAAAGTATTATTGGTAAATGGAAGCCCGCATAAGAAAGGTTGCACCTTCACAGCCCTTACAGAAGTGGCAGAGACTTTGAATAAAGAAGACATTGGTACAGAAATTTTTTGGGTAGGGACCAAGCCCCTGGTGGGGTGCACGGCCTGTATGAAATGTGCTGGAATTGGGAAATGTGCCTTTGATGATCGTGTCAATGAATTTCTGGACATAGCTCCTGACGCTGATGGATTTATCTTTGGTTCTCCAGTACACTATGCAGCCGCCAGTGGTGCCATAACTTCCTTTATGGATCGAGTTTTCTATTCTGACATGATGGGAGGCAAACAGTCTTTTTATCTGAAACCAGGAGCAGCAGTTGTCTCAGCAAGAAGAGCAGGAACCACAGCCACCTTTGACCAAATCAATAAATATTTCACAATTTCACAGATGCCCATTATTGCTTCCCGCTACTGGAACATGGTTCATGGAGCACAGCCAGAAGATGTTAAAAAAGATTTGGAAGGATTGCAGACCATGCGTATACTGGCTCGGAATATGGCCTGGCTTTTAAAGTGCAAGGAAGCTGGAGAAAAAGCTGGCATCCCTTTTCCCACAAAGGAAGAAGCCATCTTCACTAATTTTATCCGAGAATAA
- a CDS encoding flavodoxin has protein sequence MNLKEEKSLIAYFSRAGNNYVSGQIVDLPVGNTEILARMIQEITGADILRIDPVNSYPEDYNETTEVAQKELNEDARPEISNHVENMADYSVIFLGYPNWWGTMPAPVFTFLEEYDFSGKTIIPFCTHEGSGLGHSAKDIVKLCPKATLLDGLALHGARVSDAKENLMNWLSKLE, from the coding sequence ATGAATTTAAAAGAAGAAAAATCTTTGATAGCTTATTTTTCACGTGCAGGCAATAACTATGTTAGTGGCCAGATTGTGGACTTACCCGTCGGCAACACTGAAATATTGGCCAGGATGATTCAGGAAATAACTGGGGCGGATATTCTCCGCATTGATCCTGTAAATTCTTATCCCGAAGATTATAATGAAACCACTGAGGTGGCACAAAAAGAACTTAATGAGGATGCCAGGCCCGAGATTTCTAATCATGTAGAAAATATGGCTGATTATAGTGTGATATTTTTGGGTTATCCTAATTGGTGGGGAACCATGCCTGCACCTGTTTTTACATTCTTGGAAGAATATGACTTTTCCGGGAAAACCATTATTCCCTTCTGTACACACGAAGGGAGCGGTTTAGGCCACAGTGCAAAAGATATTGTAAAACTTTGTCCTAAAGCAACGCTTTTAGATGGTCTGGCACTACATGGTGCCAGGGTAAGCGATGCAAAAGAGAATCTTATGAACTGGTTGAGTAAATTGGAATAG
- a CDS encoding cobalt ABC transporter ATP-binding protein, with protein sequence MALVSFKNFSFRYSGANNNVLNKINLDIFPGEFILFCGPSGSGKTTLLSNLKKEIRPKGEYNGKIYYDGTNIENIKDDKSACEIGFLFQNPDDQLVSDSVIQEIAFPLENMGLPTSEIRNRIAEMTAFFGIDKYLHKNVNELSGGQKQLVNLCSLLVLKPNLLLLDEPTSQLDPIASYNFLSMLRRLNEEFSITIMATEHKIDNIFHFLDKVVFIDNGEVKYMDSPQKISSKVVQDSLFSNYLPSVTKMHFLLQSEHDFLNELKIPLKICEGKQELNFLDRKLKETYHTSLAQYKPGETKKQNKNFSLNEKESNELMKCQNVWFAYMKENIILKDISLEIKKGEFINILGGNGSGKTTFLQILSGILTPQKGKINLNNGIKIAYVHQNPMIHFWQETVNEELSEPSLKSLEDKLNYNTRFKKLIFKNNSKSKYNSKENQFIQKNELIEFFGLSHLLDNHPYDCSGGEKQKIAIAKALLKNPDILFLDEPTKGLDPISKINLAHKLKKLQANGLAIVMTTHDIDFAAQYSKRCLILFDGTIQIDSTPKNVFSSNNFYTTFVNRLVKDYLPDCITLEDVKKEWVS encoded by the coding sequence ATGGCATTAGTCAGCTTTAAAAATTTTAGTTTTAGATATTCCGGTGCAAATAATAATGTTCTTAATAAAATCAATTTAGATATATTCCCTGGCGAATTCATTTTATTTTGCGGGCCATCCGGATCTGGGAAAACAACACTGCTTAGTAATCTAAAAAAAGAAATACGTCCTAAAGGAGAGTATAATGGAAAAATCTATTATGATGGAACAAATATAGAAAACATTAAAGATGATAAATCTGCGTGTGAAATCGGGTTTTTGTTTCAAAATCCAGACGATCAATTAGTCTCAGACAGTGTTATCCAGGAAATAGCTTTTCCTTTAGAGAATATGGGGTTACCCACAAGTGAAATTAGAAATAGAATTGCTGAAATGACTGCTTTCTTTGGAATAGATAAGTACTTGCATAAAAATGTCAATGAATTATCTGGTGGACAAAAGCAGCTAGTTAATTTATGTTCACTACTAGTTTTAAAGCCAAATTTACTCCTATTAGATGAGCCTACATCACAGTTAGATCCTATTGCTTCGTATAATTTTTTATCAATGCTTAGAAGATTAAATGAAGAATTTTCAATAACAATAATGGCCACAGAACATAAAATTGACAATATATTCCATTTTTTAGATAAAGTAGTCTTCATAGATAACGGTGAAGTAAAATACATGGATAGCCCCCAAAAAATATCTTCAAAAGTAGTTCAGGATTCATTATTCAGCAATTATCTTCCATCAGTCACTAAAATGCATTTTTTGCTCCAATCTGAGCATGATTTTTTAAATGAACTTAAAATTCCACTAAAGATATGTGAAGGCAAACAAGAATTAAATTTTTTGGATAGAAAGCTAAAGGAAACCTATCATACATCATTAGCTCAATACAAACCTGGTGAAACTAAAAAACAAAACAAAAACTTTTCATTAAATGAAAAAGAGTCTAATGAATTAATGAAATGTCAAAATGTATGGTTTGCTTATATGAAAGAAAATATCATTTTAAAAGATATTTCGCTGGAAATAAAGAAAGGAGAATTCATTAACATACTCGGAGGAAATGGAAGTGGGAAAACAACTTTTCTGCAAATTTTATCCGGAATTCTCACTCCTCAAAAAGGCAAAATAAATCTTAATAATGGTATTAAAATTGCTTATGTCCATCAAAATCCTATGATTCATTTCTGGCAGGAAACCGTTAATGAAGAATTATCAGAACCCTCTTTAAAATCTTTAGAAGATAAATTGAATTATAATACTCGATTTAAAAAATTAATATTCAAAAATAATTCTAAATCCAAATATAATTCAAAAGAAAATCAATTTATTCAAAAAAATGAACTTATAGAATTTTTTGGCCTATCTCATTTGCTGGATAATCACCCCTATGATTGTAGTGGAGGGGAAAAACAAAAAATTGCCATTGCAAAAGCCTTATTGAAAAATCCAGATATTTTATTTCTAGATGAACCTACCAAAGGATTAGATCCTATATCTAAAATAAATCTTGCTCATAAATTAAAAAAATTACAGGCAAATGGCCTCGCTATTGTCATGACAACTCATGATATTGATTTTGCGGCCCAATATTCTAAAAGATGCCTTATACTATTTGATGGGACAATTCAAATTGACAGCACTCCTAAAAATGTATTTTCCAGTAACAATTTTTATACTACTTTTGTAAATCGGCTGGTAAAGGATTATTTACCGGATTGTATAACTTTAGAGGATGTAAAAAAGGAATGGGTTAGTTGA